In Massilia antarctica, the following are encoded in one genomic region:
- the sixA gene encoding phosphohistidine phosphatase SixA has protein sequence MDLILWRHAEAYDAEPGQDDMERALTPKGQKQARRMADWLTSQLPDSCRILVSPALRTLQTVEPLKRKFKIVHDLAPGADPEDVLMAANWPNGREPVLVVGHQPTLGQVAALLLSGQPQDWQIKKANAWWLVQREPLDPYSLYLKGVMAPDLIVK, from the coding sequence ATGGATCTGATTTTATGGCGGCACGCGGAGGCCTACGACGCCGAGCCGGGCCAAGACGACATGGAGCGCGCGCTCACGCCCAAGGGGCAGAAGCAGGCAAGACGCATGGCCGACTGGCTGACCTCGCAGCTGCCCGACAGCTGCCGCATCCTGGTCAGCCCGGCGCTGCGGACCTTGCAGACGGTGGAACCGCTCAAGCGCAAGTTCAAGATCGTGCACGATCTGGCGCCGGGCGCCGATCCGGAAGATGTGCTGATGGCGGCCAACTGGCCGAATGGGCGCGAGCCGGTGCTGGTGGTCGGGCATCAGCCGACCCTGGGCCAGGTGGCGGCCTTGCTGCTGTCGGGCCAGCCGCAGGATTGGCAAATCAAAAAGGCCAACGCGTGGTGGCTGGTGCAGCGCGAGCCGCTCGATCCCTACAGCCTGTATTTGAAGGGCGTGATGGCGCCGGATCTGATTGTTAAATAA
- the ppk1 gene encoding polyphosphate kinase 1 produces MKTATTPDPARANIFLDRELSQLTFNRRVLAQAEDTSLPLLERLRYLCIVSNNLDEFFEVRVASLLAQGNLAENPALAANLARISNECHNLVKDQYAVLNTEVLPELQKNGVHLVRHTDRNEAQRAWVKEYFEREVRPLLTPIGLDPAHPFPQVVNKSLNFIISLTGKDAFGRGTGIAIVKAPRVLPRVIRLPDHLSTNGGISFCLLSSIIHSHIEDLFTGREVIAYSQFRVTRDSDLWVDEEEVKNLRQALKGELQGRQFGTSVRLEVAKNCVPELADFLLEQFGLDKSRLYAVDGPVNLVRLAELIDHVKQPNLRFEPFVPGMPQKTAHHDIFEQLKKHDILLHHPFQSFQTVVDFIQVAAHDPSVVAIKQTIYRTGMHSDLMEALMAAARAGKEVTVILELMARFDEEANINWADKLEQAGAQVVYGVVGLKTHAKVALVIRREEADADGNPGGLRFYAHLGTGNYHLTTTRLYTDFGLLTAHAEMAQEVNEVFIHLTSLTKPHKLTHLWLAPFALQSEIIKAIRNEAKIARAGRPGRIIVKINALVDESVIRALYAASHDGVKIDLIVRGACTLKPGVPGLSENIKVRSIIGRFLEHSRIYYFRNDLAHDVYLASADWMSRNLFRRIEVAFPILDKALKRRVITEGLNPYLKDNTNAWELEPSGHYQRRQVRGKQLEFSAQRHLMQLLGTPPVDSE; encoded by the coding sequence ATGAAAACTGCAACGACGCCGGACCCGGCGCGCGCCAACATCTTCCTCGACCGGGAGCTGTCGCAATTGACGTTCAACCGCCGCGTGCTGGCGCAGGCCGAAGATACGTCGCTGCCTCTGCTGGAGCGGCTGCGCTACCTGTGCATTGTCAGTAACAATCTGGACGAATTCTTTGAAGTGCGGGTCGCCAGCCTGCTGGCCCAAGGCAACCTGGCGGAAAATCCGGCATTGGCGGCCAACCTGGCGCGCATCAGTAACGAATGTCACAATCTGGTCAAGGACCAGTACGCCGTTCTCAACACCGAAGTGCTGCCCGAACTGCAGAAAAACGGCGTGCACCTGGTGCGCCATACCGACCGTAACGAAGCGCAGCGCGCCTGGGTCAAGGAATATTTCGAGCGCGAGGTGCGCCCCCTGCTCACCCCGATCGGGCTCGACCCTGCCCACCCGTTTCCGCAAGTGGTCAACAAGAGTCTCAACTTCATCATTTCACTGACCGGCAAGGATGCCTTCGGGCGCGGCACGGGCATTGCCATCGTCAAGGCGCCGCGGGTGCTGCCGCGCGTGATCCGCCTGCCGGATCATTTGTCGACCAATGGCGGCATTTCCTTCTGCCTGCTGTCGTCGATCATCCATTCGCACATCGAAGACTTGTTTACGGGGCGCGAGGTGATCGCCTATTCGCAATTCCGGGTCACGCGCGACAGCGACCTGTGGGTCGACGAGGAAGAGGTCAAGAACCTGCGCCAGGCGCTCAAGGGCGAGTTGCAAGGGCGCCAGTTCGGTACTTCGGTGCGACTGGAAGTGGCCAAGAACTGCGTGCCCGAACTGGCCGATTTCCTGCTCGAACAGTTTGGACTCGACAAGAGCCGCCTGTACGCCGTGGACGGCCCGGTCAACCTGGTGCGCCTGGCCGAGCTGATCGACCATGTGAAGCAGCCGAACCTGCGCTTCGAGCCTTTTGTCCCCGGCATGCCGCAAAAGACCGCGCACCACGATATCTTCGAGCAGCTCAAGAAGCACGACATCTTGCTGCACCACCCTTTCCAGTCGTTCCAGACCGTGGTCGACTTCATCCAGGTGGCGGCGCACGATCCGTCGGTGGTGGCGATCAAGCAAACCATCTACCGCACCGGCATGCACTCGGACCTGATGGAAGCGCTGATGGCGGCCGCCCGCGCCGGCAAGGAAGTGACGGTGATCCTGGAACTGATGGCGCGCTTCGACGAAGAAGCCAACATCAACTGGGCCGACAAGCTGGAGCAAGCCGGGGCCCAGGTGGTGTACGGCGTGGTCGGCCTGAAAACCCACGCCAAGGTCGCGCTGGTGATCCGGCGCGAGGAAGCCGACGCCGACGGCAATCCGGGCGGGCTGCGTTTCTACGCCCACCTCGGCACTGGCAACTACCACCTGACCACCACGCGGCTGTACACCGACTTCGGCCTCCTGACCGCGCACGCGGAAATGGCGCAGGAAGTGAACGAAGTGTTCATCCATCTGACCAGCCTGACCAAGCCGCACAAGCTGACCCACTTGTGGCTCGCGCCGTTCGCGCTGCAGAGCGAAATCATCAAGGCGATCCGCAATGAAGCCAAGATCGCCCGTGCGGGGCGTCCGGGGCGCATCATCGTCAAGATCAACGCGCTGGTGGACGAATCAGTGATCCGCGCGCTGTACGCGGCCTCGCACGACGGCGTGAAGATCGACCTGATCGTGCGCGGAGCCTGTACCTTGAAACCGGGGGTGCCGGGGCTGTCGGAAAATATCAAGGTGCGCTCGATCATCGGGCGTTTTCTGGAACACAGCCGGATCTATTACTTCCGCAACGACTTGGCGCACGATGTGTACCTGGCCAGTGCCGACTGGATGAGCCGCAACCTGTTCCGCCGCATCGAAGTGGCCTTCCCCATCCTGGACAAGGCGCTCAAGCGGCGCGTGATTACCGAGGGTTTGAACCCCTACCTGAAAGATAACACGAATGCCTGGGAGCTTGAGCCGAGCGGGCATTACCAGCGGCGCCAGGTGCGCGGCAAGCAGCTTGAATTTTCGGCGCAGCGACATTTGATGCAACTTTTGGGCACGCCGCCGGTCGATAGCGAGTAA